From a single Miscanthus floridulus cultivar M001 chromosome 8, ASM1932011v1, whole genome shotgun sequence genomic region:
- the LOC136474159 gene encoding glyceraldehyde-3-phosphate dehydrogenase 3, cytosolic-like, which produces MSFRVPTVDVSVVDLTVRLEKSATYDEIKAAVKAEAEGSLKGILGYVEEDLVSTDFQGDSRSSIFDAKAGIALNGNFVKLVSWYDNEWGYSTRVVDLIRHMNSTN; this is translated from the exons ATGTCTTTCCGTGTCCCAACCGTCGATGTTTCTGTTGTTGATCTGACTGTTAGGCTTGAGAAGTCTGCTACCTATGATGAGATCAAGGCTGCAGTCAA GGCTGAGGCAGAGGGTAGCCTCAAGGGCATTCTGGGTTATGTTGAGGAGGACCTTGTTTCGACCGATTTCCAGGGTGACAGCAG GTCTAGCATCTTTGATGCTAAGGCTGGCATTGCCTTGAACGGCAACTTCGTGAAACTTGTGTCCTGGTACGACAACGAGTGGGGATACAG CACCCGCGTGGTCGACCTGATCCGCCACATGAACAGCACCAACTAG
- the LOC136477633 gene encoding glyceraldehyde-3-phosphate dehydrogenase 3, cytosolic: MAKIKIGINGFGRIGRLVARVALQSDDVELVAVNDPFISTDYMTYMFKYDTVHGQWKHHELKVKDSKTLLFGEKEVAVFGSRNPEEIPWGSVGAEYVVESTGVFTDKEKAAAHLKGGAKKVVISAPSKDAPMFVVGVNEKEYKSDINIVSNASCTTNCLAPLAKVINDKFGIVEGLMTTVHAITATQKTVDGPSSKDWRGGRAASFNIIPSSTGAAKAVGKVLPVLNGKLTGMSFRVPTVDVSVVDLTVRLEKSATYDEIKAAVKAEAEGSLKGILGYVEEDLVSTDFQGDSRSSIFDAKAGIALNGNFVKLVSWYDNEWGYSTRVVDLIRHMNSTN; this comes from the exons ATGG CCAAGATCAAGATCGGGATCAATG GGTTCGGCAGGATCGGAAGGCTGGTGGCCAGGGTGGCCCTGCAGAGCGACGATGTCGAGCTCGTCGCCGTGAACGACCCCTTCATCAGCACCGATTACATG ACCTACATGTTCAAGTATGACACTGTCCACGGACAGTGGAAGCACCATGAGCTCAAGGTTAAGGACTCCAAGACCCTTCTCTTTGGTGAGAAGGAGGTTGCTGTGTTTGGCAGCAG GAACCCTGAGGAGATCCCATGGGGTTCCGTTGGTGCTGAATATGTTGTGGAGTCTACTGGTGTTTTCACTGACAAGGAGAAGGCTGCAGCTCACTTGAAG GGTGGTGCCAAGAAGGTCGTCATTTCTGCTCCTAGCAAGGATGCCCCCATGTTCGTTGTTGGTGTCAACGAGAAGGAGTACAAGtctgacattaacattgtctccaatgCTAGCTGCACAACCAACTGCCTTGCTCCTCTTGCTAAG GTCATCAATGACAAGTTTGGTATCGTTGAGGGTCTGATGACCACTGTTCATGCCATCACCG CTACCCAGAAGACTGTTGATGGTCCCTCATCTAAGGACTGGAGGGGTGGAAGGGCTGCTAGTTTCAACATCATTCCCAGCAGCACTGGAGCTGCTAAG GCTGTTGGCAAAGTGCTTCCTGTCCTTAATGGAAAGTTGACTGGAATGTCTTTCCGTGTCCCAACCGTCGATGTTTCTGTTGTTGATCTGACTGTTAGGCTTGAGAAGTCTGCTACCTATGATGAGATCAAGGCTGCAGTCAA GGCTGAGGCAGAGGGTAGCCTCAAGGGCATTCTGGGTTATGTTGAGGAGGACCTTGTTTCGACCGATTTCCAGGGTGACAGCAG GTCTAGCATCTTTGATGCTAAGGCTGGCATTGCCTTGAACGGCAACTTCGTGAAACTTGTGTCCTGGTACGACAACGAGTGGGGATACAG CACCCGCGTGGTCGACCTGATCCGCCACATGAACAGCACCAACTAG